A portion of the Desulfurispora thermophila DSM 16022 genome contains these proteins:
- a CDS encoding copper transporter produces MCPNIVIEVEKGLFTLIINLRYHIASLVAVFLALGIGIVIGGAMLGNNTMVEKQKQLTDRLEAQLNALRQKNDVLAARANTLEMDKNIYQQFSQQAMPALIGGRLAGRQIAVIETNSYGFSDGLLQALQTAGAQVVSVTTVLNGLEVKDKKGALTALGWRDSQEDLTTRLAWEIAAYITTGRGEKTIKYLQEQDLLRTNGKYGQYITDVVIVGGAMDEKLNKVATLDIPLIDYFQQQKISVYGVEESVAANSYMREYQKKRISTVDNIDTVPGQVALVMAMTGKPGHYGAKSTAQKLLPALDNAWPANVGSGAKSGKR; encoded by the coding sequence ATGTGCCCGAATATTGTCATCGAGGTGGAAAAGGGGCTGTTCACTTTGATCATCAACCTGCGCTACCACATTGCCTCGTTGGTGGCTGTTTTTTTAGCTCTGGGCATCGGTATTGTGATCGGTGGGGCCATGCTGGGCAATAATACCATGGTGGAAAAGCAAAAACAGCTGACCGACCGCCTGGAGGCCCAGCTCAACGCGTTGCGCCAGAAAAACGATGTGCTGGCCGCGCGGGCCAATACGCTGGAGATGGACAAAAACATTTACCAGCAGTTTTCCCAGCAGGCCATGCCGGCCTTAATTGGCGGCCGTCTGGCGGGTCGCCAGATCGCGGTTATTGAGACCAACAGCTATGGTTTTTCCGACGGTCTTTTACAGGCGCTACAGACGGCCGGCGCGCAGGTGGTATCGGTGACCACGGTTTTGAATGGGCTGGAAGTGAAAGACAAAAAAGGTGCCTTGACTGCCCTGGGCTGGCGGGACAGCCAGGAGGATCTCACCACCCGTCTGGCCTGGGAGATCGCCGCTTACATCACCACCGGTCGGGGGGAGAAAACCATCAAATACCTGCAGGAGCAAGATTTGCTGCGTACAAACGGCAAATACGGTCAGTACATCACCGATGTGGTCATTGTGGGCGGGGCCATGGACGAAAAACTGAACAAGGTGGCTACGCTGGATATCCCTCTGATTGATTACTTCCAGCAACAAAAAATTTCCGTGTACGGCGTGGAGGAAAGTGTGGCTGCCAATTCATATATGCGCGAATACCAGAAAAAACGCATCAGCACGGTGGACAATATTGACACGGTTCCCGGCCAGGTGGCCCTGGTCATGGCCATGACCGGCAAACCCGGGCACTATGGCGCCAAATCCACAGCGCAAAAACTACTGCCTGCTCTGGATAACGCATGGCCGGCAAACGTGGGGAGCGGAGCGAAAAGTGGCAAAAGATAA
- a CDS encoding glycosyltransferase family 2 protein, with translation MAKDKSVSVLIPAFNEAQFIAETVRAARQIPGVKQVVVVNDASTDGTAQLAAAAGAQVIDLPVNAGKGNALNAGCRTLQGELVLLLDGDLGATAVEAARLLTPLQQGQADLSIAVFPAVAGSGGFGLVKGLARLGIKALAGIEVQAPLSGQRALTRPALQCVLPFASGYGVEVAMTIKAARCGLRIIEVPVQMHHRYTGRDLKGFLHRGKQFLQVARTLVNCR, from the coding sequence GTGGCAAAAGATAAGTCGGTGTCGGTTTTAATACCGGCTTTCAACGAAGCGCAATTTATAGCGGAAACCGTGCGGGCAGCCCGGCAGATTCCCGGTGTGAAGCAAGTGGTGGTGGTTAACGACGCCTCCACCGATGGCACCGCGCAATTGGCCGCCGCAGCCGGGGCGCAGGTGATTGACCTGCCGGTCAACGCGGGCAAGGGCAACGCCCTCAATGCCGGGTGCCGGACGCTGCAGGGTGAATTGGTTCTGCTACTGGATGGTGACCTGGGAGCCACGGCTGTGGAAGCCGCCCGCCTGCTCACACCGCTGCAGCAGGGGCAGGCCGACCTGAGCATTGCCGTTTTCCCGGCCGTGGCCGGCAGCGGCGGTTTCGGCCTGGTGAAGGGTCTGGCCCGCCTGGGCATCAAAGCGCTGGCCGGCATTGAAGTGCAAGCCCCGCTTTCCGGCCAGAGAGCCCTGACCCGGCCGGCGCTGCAGTGCGTATTGCCCTTTGCCAGCGGTTACGGTGTGGAAGTGGCCATGACCATCAAAGCGGCCCGCTGCGGCCTGCGCATTATTGAAGTGCCCGTACAGATGCACCACCGTTACACGGGGCGGGACCTGAAGGGTTTTTTGCACCGGGGCAAACAATTCCTTCAAGTAGCGCGGACGCTGGTGAACTGCCGGTGA
- a CDS encoding 4Fe-4S dicluster domain-containing protein codes for MPRVTFREERCKGCELCRAFCPRGIIKMSDRLNAMGFHPATVEEEDMARCTGCATCARMCPDIVIEVEKEEKKVG; via the coding sequence TTGCCACGCGTAACATTTCGGGAAGAGCGCTGTAAAGGGTGTGAGCTCTGCCGGGCTTTTTGCCCCCGGGGGATAATTAAAATGTCCGACCGGCTGAACGCCATGGGCTTTCACCCGGCTACAGTGGAGGAAGAGGATATGGCCAGGTGCACCGGTTGTGCCACCTGCGCCCGGATGTGCCCGGATATTGTCATCGAGGTGGAAAAGGAGGAGAAGAAGGTTGGCTAA
- the steA gene encoding putative cytokinetic ring protein SteA, translated as MLIKGTAKMDTRTKNLTPRLRPGDIAIIDHAELDDVAAHALVDTKIKAVINAAPSLSNRYPNPGPLTLVQNGIVLLDNVGREIFQLVTEGQTVEIHGPHVYLAEQKVASGHLLTEKEIREAMAGVKSNMCVVLEDFVANTLEYARQEIGLISGQYPPPRLKTSFRRRQALIVVRGQNYREDLTTIRSYIDEVRPVLIGVDGGADALLDFGLKPDIIVGDMDSVSDRALCCGAELVVHAYRDGRAPGLSRVQQLGRSAHIYAAPGTSEDIAMLLAYEHGAELLVAVGTHSNMQDFLEKGRRGMASTFLVRLKVGSILVDAKGVSKLYRSRLTGRHVAQIALAALIPVLAAIFVSPSARELLRLLYINVRALIGI; from the coding sequence TTGTTAATCAAAGGGACGGCCAAAATGGACACCCGGACCAAAAACCTGACTCCTCGCCTGCGACCGGGCGACATAGCCATTATCGATCACGCCGAACTGGACGATGTAGCCGCCCATGCACTGGTAGACACCAAAATTAAGGCTGTGATCAATGCCGCCCCTTCCCTGAGCAACCGTTATCCCAACCCGGGACCCCTCACCCTGGTGCAAAATGGCATAGTTCTGTTGGACAATGTGGGGCGGGAAATCTTTCAGCTGGTCACAGAAGGGCAAACGGTGGAAATACATGGACCGCACGTTTATCTGGCCGAACAAAAGGTGGCCAGCGGTCATCTGTTGACCGAAAAAGAAATCCGGGAGGCCATGGCCGGAGTCAAGTCCAACATGTGCGTGGTGCTGGAAGACTTTGTGGCCAACACGCTGGAGTACGCCCGCCAGGAAATCGGCCTGATCAGCGGTCAGTATCCGCCGCCCCGCCTGAAAACCAGCTTTCGTCGCCGCCAGGCCCTGATTGTGGTGCGGGGACAGAACTACCGGGAGGATTTGACCACCATCCGCTCCTATATTGATGAAGTGCGTCCGGTTTTGATTGGCGTGGACGGCGGGGCCGATGCGCTGCTGGACTTTGGCTTGAAACCCGATATAATTGTGGGTGATATGGACAGCGTTTCGGACCGGGCCCTCTGCTGTGGAGCCGAACTGGTTGTGCACGCCTACCGGGACGGTCGGGCCCCCGGCTTAAGCCGCGTGCAGCAGCTGGGGCGCAGCGCGCACATTTATGCCGCTCCGGGCACCAGCGAGGACATCGCCATGCTCCTGGCTTACGAACACGGGGCGGAGTTGCTGGTGGCCGTGGGCACCCATTCCAACATGCAGGACTTTCTAGAAAAAGGCAGGCGGGGTATGGCCAGCACTTTCCTGGTGCGTTTGAAGGTGGGCTCCATCCTGGTGGATGCCAAGGGCGTGAGTAAATTATACCGCAGCCGGTTGACCGGGCGGCATGTGGCCCAAATCGCCCTGGCGGCGCTGATTCCTGTCCTGGCAGCCATATTCGTTTCGCCTTCAGCCCGGGAACTGTTGCGCCTTTTGTACATAAACGTGCGGGCGTTGATTGGCATTTAA
- the spo0A gene encoding sporulation transcription factor Spo0A gives MFKKAIKLLIADDNKDLCEVLREFINQQEDFVLAGIAHNGLDVLEQIARTSPDVVVLDVIMPHLDGIGVLERLNNFSPRPKVILLTAFGQETLTQRAVQLGADYYLLKPFDFSVLASRIRQLAEVSSGMLPATYVNPAPSRPKNLDVAVTNIIHEMGVPAHIKGYHYLRDAILMVVNQVSLLGAITKELYPSIAEKYKTTPSRVERAIRHAIELAWDRGNVEMMNKYFGYTINLERGKPTNSEFIAMVADKLRIEAKVS, from the coding sequence ATGTTTAAGAAAGCCATCAAGCTACTCATCGCCGATGACAACAAGGATCTCTGCGAAGTGCTGAGAGAATTCATAAACCAACAGGAAGATTTCGTACTGGCCGGAATAGCGCACAATGGACTGGATGTTCTGGAACAGATTGCCAGAACCAGTCCGGATGTGGTGGTGCTGGATGTTATTATGCCCCATCTGGACGGCATCGGGGTGCTGGAGAGATTGAACAATTTCAGCCCGCGGCCCAAAGTTATTTTATTGACCGCCTTCGGGCAGGAGACGTTGACCCAGCGGGCTGTGCAACTGGGGGCCGATTACTATTTGCTCAAGCCCTTTGATTTCAGCGTGCTGGCCAGCCGCATACGCCAACTGGCCGAGGTGAGCAGTGGCATGTTGCCGGCCACTTACGTGAATCCAGCACCCTCCCGGCCCAAGAACCTGGATGTGGCAGTTACCAATATTATACATGAGATGGGCGTACCGGCGCACATCAAAGGCTACCATTATTTGCGCGACGCTATTTTAATGGTGGTCAATCAGGTCAGCCTGCTGGGTGCCATTACCAAAGAGCTTTACCCCTCCATTGCCGAAAAATACAAAACAACCCCCAGCCGGGTGGAGCGGGCCATCCGCCATGCCATTGAGCTGGCCTGGGATCGAGGCAATGTAGAAATGATGAACAAGTACTTCGGCTACACCATTAACCTGGAAAGAGGCAAGCCAACCAATTCCGAGTTCATTGCCATGGTGGCCGATAAGCTCAGAATTGAAGCCAAAGTTAGCTAA